The Papaver somniferum cultivar HN1 chromosome 3, ASM357369v1, whole genome shotgun sequence genome includes a region encoding these proteins:
- the LOC113360792 gene encoding extensin-like, with amino-acid sequence MISMGNKRGIEASMGFLFTTSVLIAVILSLSFPFPVEAQLDYKPLHKPPPPGKIKPKSPPPPKKKPLYMPPPPPKKPTYVHVKPPEKAPPPHKPYHVPRTPKTPVKPPPLPPRGPKPTPKPKPTPKPKPPTMSEPTPKPKRPTMAKPKPKQKPTPKPKPPVMPKPTPKPKPPTMPKPTPKPKPISKPKPPTMPKPAPKRKPRPQKKKSPPNN; translated from the coding sequence ATGATTAGTATGGGAAACAAAAGAGGAATAGAAGCCTCAATGGGTTTCTTATTTACTACTAGTGTTCTTATAGCAGTAATACTTTCTTTGAGTTTTCCATTTCCTGTGGAGGCACAACTCGATTATAAGCCCCTTCACAAACCACCACCTCCTGGAAAAATTAAGCCCAAGTCCCCTCCACCACCAAAGAAGAAGCCGCTATATATGCCTCCTCCACCACCAAAGAAGCCAACTTATGTACATGTAAAACCTCCGGAAAAAGCTCCACCACCTCATAAACCATATCATGTTCCTCGGACGCCGAAGACACCGGTGAAAccgccaccactaccaccaaGAGGCCCCAAACCTACACCAAAGCCGAAACCTACTCCAAAGCCGAAACCTCCAACAATGTCAGAACCTACACCAAAGCCAAAACGTCCAACAATGGCGAAGCCTAAACCAAAGCAGAAACCTACACCAAAGCCGAAACCTCCAGTAATGCCGAAACCTACACCAAAGCCAAAACCTCCAACAATGCCAAAACCTACACCAAAGCCAAAACCTATATCAAAGCCAAAACCTCCAACAATGCCAAAACCTGCACCAAAGCGGAAACCTCGACCACAAAAGAAGAAATCTCCTCCAAATAACTAA